A genomic stretch from Natronomonas gomsonensis includes:
- a CDS encoding helicase HerA domain-containing protein, which yields MSVLGPLWDIGDDYHRNRLKEVEEETEVDYSNGIPVARNVETGELIRIKFNDTTRIAAFGASGSGKTVGAKAILSRIYDHGWNVMHFSDVKHDFQDISYKGGVSKELIRKTAGLVPGEEPHSVPRKIFQPWFLADEYPKGKPSYVEQFTLGFEDIEESDFKSLVDPTSEAQKQTLNNLISGLDLEDETFSTIKSELDHLEIEYSGGDALKGALKRSIESLQNDNILSSRLRKDPFRYVSSWRCHTCDEYVFPDKKGGHEGHNLEERRAVLSLGLENYDRYTPDEKEKFQFYVASMMDNFIQALRQDRIQGPYVVFCDEYHEVVPRDEESPVKDKFQRILDVSGRQNDIATLISTQRPSQVPMPGKKSRFDFIGDLDHIFISENLNAEEWSEALNAFNFYNPSHQQKWKDKISSMDTHQFLYVNPNKHDSVEDCPVVEFLSPLWSHTG from the coding sequence GTGAGTGTTCTCGGTCCGTTATGGGATATCGGGGATGACTACCATCGTAACCGTTTGAAAGAGGTTGAAGAAGAAACTGAAGTCGACTACAGCAACGGGATCCCGGTTGCTCGGAACGTTGAGACGGGAGAGCTCATCCGCATCAAGTTCAACGATACTACGAGAATAGCTGCCTTCGGTGCTTCAGGTTCTGGGAAAACGGTAGGTGCGAAAGCGATCCTCTCCCGGATCTACGACCACGGCTGGAACGTGATGCACTTCTCGGATGTGAAGCACGATTTCCAAGATATCTCCTATAAGGGAGGCGTCAGTAAGGAGTTGATCAGGAAGACAGCAGGTCTTGTTCCTGGAGAAGAACCTCACAGTGTTCCACGGAAGATCTTCCAGCCGTGGTTTTTGGCCGACGAATATCCAAAAGGCAAGCCCAGTTACGTAGAGCAGTTCACACTCGGGTTTGAGGATATCGAGGAATCTGATTTCAAGTCTCTCGTCGATCCTACATCTGAAGCTCAGAAACAGACATTGAATAACTTGATTTCAGGCCTTGATTTGGAGGACGAGACGTTCTCCACTATCAAGTCGGAACTGGATCACTTGGAGATTGAGTATTCTGGAGGTGACGCATTGAAAGGTGCTCTAAAACGGAGCATTGAATCACTTCAGAATGATAACATCCTCAGCTCCAGGCTCAGGAAAGATCCGTTCCGGTATGTTAGTTCTTGGAGGTGCCATACCTGTGATGAGTATGTTTTCCCGGACAAGAAGGGCGGCCATGAAGGACACAATTTAGAGGAGAGACGGGCTGTTCTTTCCCTAGGGTTGGAGAATTACGATAGGTATACGCCTGATGAGAAGGAGAAATTCCAGTTCTATGTTGCCTCGATGATGGATAACTTCATACAGGCCTTGCGCCAGGACCGGATTCAAGGACCTTACGTGGTTTTCTGTGATGAGTACCATGAGGTGGTTCCTCGTGATGAAGAGTCACCGGTTAAGGATAAGTTCCAGAGGATCCTCGATGTCTCCGGAAGACAGAACGATATTGCGACTTTGATTTCTACGCAGAGGCCTTCGCAGGTTCCAATGCCTGGAAAGAAGTCGCGGTTCGACTTTATCGGAGATTTGGATCATATCTTCATCTCCGAAAATCTGAACGCAGAGGAGTGGAGCGAGGCATTGAATGCCTTCAACTTTTACAATCCGTCGCACCAGCAGAAATGGAAGGACAAGATCTCGTCGATGGATACCCACCAGTTCCTATATGTGAACCCGAACAAGCACGACAGCGTGGAGGACTGCCCTGTAGTGGAGTTTCTAAGTCCTCTTTGGAGCCACACTGGATGA
- a CDS encoding HAP2/GCS1 family protein, with translation MGKKLKASIVAVFFLSLVASSAASVDSVDTITFEEGSQKLHIGYTSSFTTDKINVYLGEDDIESETGAVAEDPISFSVSNQETYAKYPTQDTGLESITGWDAVKTTVGSKQEVWDWVTTNCADVDDAGETTIDGYGTTGADAVANKWFNYYSYSYSYDLYCWQRNDYYGNVADIGSPDEIFRTEWRLQSGDKNPQTAVITNGVGGAGRTSNLGRHATIRWDGSLKTGENPPPVDDELALHSNNYENGWRVISEDRYDEYTDWVQLKAYEKLETWASSDVQDFTEDNIENEMNNKAEQAASEFTESPLSDSEVLDSSFQDGVFKVDMARTNQYPEFDIEIDAGQQAYASVYRPVGKPEIVGTSGAEFGELGQGTFSVQVKNAGQDEGSFSARIDSCGDYFSGNSLQNTKEVSPGETASFDFRVSFTSTSLTQSEFSDQCRVVVEDTGSGEEVSASVSVTATQEDECTQGDETKREEEVNGEMVDTIYSCTNGLKLEQDEVCDVDEEARYIDDDVQWECRDKDSPPGTGGGGWTVPGLGWQVDNPFGGLQSIWSGNAGALTYAQLLLSFIGFLGGFALGGVFIGKYVDGLTTEFIPVGDSAVRLGLGLIIGGLVFVTVYQFVTDPLGFLLTVLGLIGIGYLYINGSTPDITL, from the coding sequence GTGGGTAAGAAGCTGAAGGCCTCGATTGTAGCAGTATTCTTCTTATCTTTGGTTGCTTCGAGTGCTGCTTCTGTGGACTCTGTTGATACTATTACTTTTGAAGAGGGCAGTCAGAAACTGCATATCGGCTATACTTCCAGTTTTACAACTGATAAGATCAACGTGTACCTTGGTGAGGACGATATCGAGTCTGAAACAGGTGCCGTAGCAGAGGACCCGATCTCATTCAGTGTCTCTAATCAGGAGACCTACGCAAAGTACCCGACTCAGGATACAGGTCTTGAATCGATCACTGGTTGGGACGCAGTAAAGACTACTGTAGGTTCGAAACAGGAAGTCTGGGATTGGGTTACGACGAACTGTGCTGATGTGGATGATGCCGGAGAGACCACGATTGACGGGTATGGTACGACTGGTGCTGATGCTGTAGCAAACAAGTGGTTCAATTACTATTCTTACAGCTACAGTTATGATCTGTACTGCTGGCAGAGAAACGACTACTATGGGAATGTGGCTGATATCGGTTCTCCTGATGAGATCTTCCGGACAGAGTGGAGGCTGCAGTCCGGAGACAAGAATCCGCAGACGGCTGTGATCACGAACGGTGTTGGCGGTGCAGGAAGAACTTCTAACCTTGGTAGACACGCAACAATCCGCTGGGATGGAAGCCTGAAAACCGGTGAGAATCCTCCTCCGGTCGATGATGAACTAGCTCTCCATAGCAATAACTACGAAAATGGTTGGAGAGTGATAAGTGAGGATAGATATGATGAATATACAGACTGGGTTCAATTAAAGGCCTATGAGAAACTTGAGACATGGGCCTCAAGTGATGTGCAAGATTTCACTGAAGACAATATAGAGAACGAAATGAATAATAAGGCTGAGCAGGCTGCTTCGGAGTTCACTGAGTCACCGTTATCTGATTCAGAGGTCCTGGACTCGAGCTTCCAAGACGGTGTATTCAAAGTGGATATGGCCCGTACCAATCAGTACCCGGAATTTGATATAGAGATAGATGCTGGTCAGCAGGCCTATGCCTCCGTGTACAGGCCTGTTGGGAAACCTGAGATTGTCGGTACTTCTGGTGCTGAGTTCGGTGAACTCGGTCAGGGGACATTCTCCGTCCAGGTTAAGAATGCTGGACAGGATGAAGGCAGTTTCTCGGCCCGTATCGATTCCTGTGGTGACTATTTCAGCGGGAACAGTTTACAGAATACTAAGGAGGTCTCTCCGGGTGAGACTGCGTCGTTTGATTTCCGGGTTTCGTTTACTTCGACGAGCTTGACTCAGAGCGAGTTCTCTGACCAATGCAGGGTAGTTGTGGAGGATACTGGTAGTGGTGAAGAGGTATCGGCCAGTGTCTCTGTCACGGCGACTCAGGAGGACGAGTGTACACAGGGAGATGAGACGAAGCGTGAGGAAGAAGTCAACGGTGAAATGGTGGATACCATCTACAGCTGTACTAACGGCCTGAAGCTTGAACAAGACGAGGTCTGTGATGTAGATGAGGAAGCACGGTACATTGACGACGATGTTCAGTGGGAATGTCGTGATAAGGATTCTCCTCCAGGAACCGGCGGCGGTGGCTGGACTGTTCCAGGCCTTGGATGGCAGGTAGATAATCCGTTCGGAGGCCTACAATCTATTTGGAGCGGGAACGCTGGTGCATTGACGTATGCACAGCTCCTGCTGTCCTTCATAGGGTTTCTCGGAGGATTTGCTCTTGGAGGGGTGTTCATCGGTAAGTACGTTGACGGGCTTACAACCGAGTTTATCCCAGTCGGTGATTCGGCTGTAAGACTTGGGTTAGGCCTGATAATCGGCGGACTAGTGTTCGTGACCGTGTACCAGTTTGTGACGGATCCTCTTGGCTTCCTGCTCACCGTGTTAGGCCTGATTGGGATCGGTTATCTGTACATCAATGGGAGTACTCCGGATATCACCTTGTAG